One genomic window of Quercus lobata isolate SW786 chromosome 9, ValleyOak3.0 Primary Assembly, whole genome shotgun sequence includes the following:
- the LOC115961204 gene encoding putative cyclic nucleotide-gated ion channel 13, with amino-acid sequence MEEKMEMEEKKRTIEIWMFKYRLPVEMKNEIMQNVDRRLERKKNVFVENLLRHLPEELRKAIKRYLCFDLLKTVPVLQNMDDQLLLKICDCLKPVCYNEHSYIVREGDPIDATFFIKDGIAWTYTTIKVKQVASHSLRVLKEINSLEKN; translated from the exons atggaggagaagatgGAGATGGAGGAGAAAAAACGAACCATAGAAATATGGATGTTCAAATACAGGCTTCCagttgaaatgaaaaatgagatTATGCAGAACGTAGATCGtagattggaaagaaaaaaaaatgtttttgtggAGAACCTGTTGCGTCATCTTCCTGAAGAACTAAGAAAGGCTATAAAACGCTACCTGTGCTTCGATCTACTAAAAACT GTGCCGGTGCTTCAAAATATGGATGATCAACTGTTGCTAAAGATATGCGACTGTCTCAAGCCAGTGTGCTACAATGAGCACAGCTACATTGTTAGGGAGGGAGACCCGATTGATGCGACGTTCTTCATTAAAGATGGCATTGCATGGACCTATACAACGATAAAGGTGAAGCAAGTTGCTTCTCACTCGCTGAGAGTCTTGAAAGAGATCAATTCTTTGGAGAAGAACTAA